Proteins encoded in a region of the Marinococcus sp. PL1-022 genome:
- a CDS encoding MBL fold metallo-hydrolase, translated as MTLQFSVLASGSTGNAIYVQTGKQRLLIDAGLSGKKIVENLHAIGVDPAALDALIVTHEHSDHIKSVGVLSRKYQLPVYANLKTWQAMEGLIGKVPLEQKFHLDRNQAAAFGNIELEPFHVSHDAADPMFFVFHHEGKKLALATDMGYVSDQIKGTLKNADAYIFESNHDINLLRMGRYPWNVKKRILGDSGHVSNEDSAYALADIVGERTSRIYLAHLSRDNNMKDLARMTVKQVLEEEDTGIGHTFHLYDTDPFLPTSLHTL; from the coding sequence ATGACACTGCAGTTCAGCGTACTTGCCAGCGGCAGTACAGGCAATGCTATATACGTACAGACCGGGAAGCAGCGTTTGTTGATTGATGCAGGCCTGAGCGGCAAAAAAATAGTGGAAAATTTACATGCGATCGGCGTGGACCCGGCAGCTCTGGACGCACTGATAGTCACTCACGAACACAGCGATCATATTAAAAGTGTCGGGGTATTAAGCCGGAAATACCAGCTGCCGGTGTATGCCAATTTAAAAACATGGCAGGCCATGGAGGGGCTTATCGGCAAGGTGCCCCTTGAACAGAAATTTCACCTGGACCGAAACCAGGCTGCTGCATTTGGCAATATTGAGCTTGAGCCTTTCCACGTTTCGCACGATGCAGCAGATCCCATGTTTTTCGTGTTTCACCACGAAGGAAAAAAGCTGGCGCTTGCCACAGATATGGGATATGTCAGTGATCAGATTAAAGGCACGCTCAAGAATGCCGATGCATACATTTTTGAATCAAATCATGACATTAACCTGCTTCGTATGGGCCGCTATCCATGGAATGTCAAAAAGCGTATTCTTGGCGATTCCGGGCACGTTTCAAACGAAGATTCCGCTTACGCGCTCGCTGATATTGTCGGAGAACGGACGAGCAGAATCTATCTCGCGCATTTAAGCCGGGACAATAACATGAAGGACCTGGCACGGATGACGGTGAAGCAGGTACTGGAGGAAGAGGACACAGGAATAGGTCATACGTTTCACCTTTATGATACGGACCCCTTTCTTCCGACGAGTCTGCATACGCTCTAA
- the yycI gene encoding two-component system regulatory protein YycI, which produces MDWARTKTIFIVVFLLLNTFLLSSYLEQQTNYQESSASQTGGEESEQRLYGYAEEDLPDRIEQLHLEASYVDFESGGRSQKVENNSNINDITYISNERLIGMSATLEEPVEISEDNRNEDLASFLNNYVWNAEDYEQGQMDEELNRQYYYQTFDDKQIYKPETSAQLELVFNDQNEIVGFRQSYFELDATPADSTIPAEDAIEALGNPSNGILQTNDTVTDVSVGYFNQVTPQGENVYLYTPMYIVEVNGESRYLVNARTQRVQSWEQVMEDNSEEDIMVEPEVPENGSDPEENGSAENGEEAPANEPANE; this is translated from the coding sequence ATGGATTGGGCAAGAACAAAGACCATTTTTATTGTTGTTTTCCTGCTTCTTAATACGTTTTTGCTTTCCAGTTACTTAGAGCAGCAGACTAACTATCAGGAAAGCTCTGCTTCCCAGACTGGCGGGGAAGAATCGGAACAGCGGCTATACGGTTATGCTGAAGAGGATCTGCCGGACCGGATTGAACAGCTTCATCTCGAAGCGAGCTATGTGGATTTTGAGAGCGGCGGCCGCTCCCAGAAGGTAGAAAACAATTCAAACATTAATGACATTACGTATATATCAAATGAACGACTGATTGGAATGAGCGCCACACTCGAGGAACCGGTGGAAATATCTGAGGATAACCGGAACGAGGATCTGGCCTCCTTTTTAAACAATTATGTCTGGAATGCAGAGGACTATGAGCAGGGACAGATGGATGAAGAGTTAAACAGGCAGTATTATTACCAGACATTCGATGATAAACAAATTTATAAACCGGAAACGTCCGCCCAGCTTGAGCTGGTGTTTAATGATCAAAACGAGATTGTCGGCTTCCGCCAGTCGTATTTTGAGCTCGACGCTACTCCGGCAGACAGCACCATCCCGGCAGAGGATGCTATTGAAGCGCTGGGGAACCCGAGCAATGGGATTTTGCAGACAAACGATACGGTGACCGATGTAAGCGTCGGTTACTTTAACCAGGTTACCCCTCAGGGAGAAAATGTTTATTTATATACACCCATGTATATTGTGGAAGTAAACGGAGAATCCAGGTACCTTGTGAATGCCAGAACCCAGCGCGTCCAGTCATGGGAGCAGGTGATGGAGGATAATAGCGAAGAGGACATTATGGTTGAACCGGAAGTGCCGGAAAATGGTTCTGACCCGGAAGAAAATGGCTCAGCGGAAAACGGGGAAGAAGCACCGGCTAATGAACCGGCTAATGAATAG
- a CDS encoding YycH family regulatory protein has translation MKETIKSWVLTILVVGSLLLTWQNWSFQPEYESVNSSETVQETTEIAETREPAEIVRPNQGVVRSDGRSALMAEDQASSDLDKAFRQLEEASITETTATDLEHDELYQNAASAAYSMEFVFPSSVSWSMINELFSFEDENDEAASILDGSVDRIILTASPGSEELNAAFVSYDQGVIVNSNTSLDKSDIEYERYLSEHESMLTYSADEDGYEKHIYIPEDPGSRTNYTYASTSLSANSFQQVLLPEGNGQNLQTYNYDSSEVITDGTRELRINDTGDYLRYANPTYSEQTDGNDTSSLVSSFEFVNNHAGWSDDYQYYDSNTVDGETTVTFRMNKGGLPVFRDSNGSDFASIQVSNVGTQTSGYSRPLFDLENNPVRTGDAGVSTDLPTGEETLDAVQEQCSSSLIEDIQIGYSISRNGENSGYYDMEPGWFVRCDGSWSPVDFSGDDNEEGGA, from the coding sequence ATGAAAGAAACAATCAAATCCTGGGTGTTGACGATTTTAGTGGTAGGCAGTCTGCTTCTTACCTGGCAGAACTGGTCATTTCAGCCCGAATATGAAAGCGTCAATTCCTCCGAAACCGTACAGGAAACGACAGAAATAGCTGAAACCCGGGAGCCGGCGGAAATTGTCCGGCCAAATCAGGGAGTAGTGCGTTCCGATGGAAGAAGTGCTCTCATGGCAGAGGATCAGGCTTCATCTGATCTGGATAAGGCCTTCCGGCAGCTCGAAGAGGCAAGTATTACTGAAACGACAGCGACTGACCTGGAGCATGACGAGCTCTACCAAAACGCAGCTTCAGCAGCATATTCGATGGAATTCGTATTTCCATCGTCCGTATCGTGGTCGATGATCAATGAACTGTTCAGCTTTGAAGATGAAAACGATGAAGCAGCGAGTATCCTGGATGGTTCGGTTGACCGTATAATATTAACAGCTTCACCGGGGAGCGAGGAGCTGAATGCTGCGTTTGTTTCCTATGATCAGGGCGTGATCGTAAACAGCAATACAAGCCTTGATAAAAGCGATATAGAGTACGAACGATACCTCTCAGAGCATGAAAGCATGCTTACCTACAGTGCTGATGAAGACGGGTACGAGAAGCATATTTATATCCCCGAGGATCCGGGCTCCCGAACGAACTACACCTATGCTTCTACGAGTTTATCAGCCAACAGCTTTCAGCAGGTGTTACTGCCGGAAGGGAACGGACAAAACCTTCAGACGTACAATTATGATTCGTCGGAAGTCATCACAGACGGCACGAGAGAGCTGCGTATAAATGACACCGGAGATTACCTTCGTTACGCCAACCCGACCTACTCAGAGCAGACAGACGGAAATGATACAAGCAGTCTCGTTTCCTCCTTCGAGTTTGTAAACAATCATGCCGGCTGGTCGGACGATTACCAGTATTATGATTCCAATACTGTGGACGGGGAAACGACGGTTACATTCAGAATGAATAAAGGCGGTCTTCCAGTTTTCCGGGATTCCAATGGCAGTGATTTTGCTTCCATTCAGGTGTCGAACGTAGGAACGCAGACGAGTGGATATTCCCGGCCGCTGTTTGATTTGGAAAACAACCCGGTCAGAACCGGGGATGCCGGCGTTTCCACCGACCTTCCAACCGGAGAGGAAACGCTCGATGCCGTGCAGGAGCAGTGCAGCTCTTCGTTGATTGAAGATATACAAATCGGCTACAGCATTTCAAGAAACGGGGAGAACTCCGGTTATTACGATATGGAGCCTGGTTGGTTTGTCCGCTGCGACGGCAGCTGGTCACCGGTGGATTTTAGCGGAGACGATAACGAAGAAGGAGGAGCATAA
- the walK gene encoding cell wall metabolism sensor histidine kinase WalK translates to MKIIDFFKSIHFKLILIFVLLIFVAMQFITVFFTSALEDTLVENFNDTLAEQTDLLEYNVQEELAQSRGEDDNTVQEDIDSLLSQFANSGANNDPGHSSPEARVIGSNQIILGTSNINEQDIVNNQSNDDLVQRALLGNTLEEVRWDADSGHRVSLIVRPIEEDGEILGVLYVRSDMSSVYSLVNDISSILIAASIIVLILNAILGILLARTITRPIADMQRQAKIMGEGDFSRRVRVYGNDEIGQLAHSFNQLTLKLKESQASTEDERKKLSSVLTHMTDGVIATDELGRIILMNKRAEQLLNKNSEEMEGTYITEALHLSETLTSSDLYDYNEAIMLDFSSEEQDFLLQANFSIVRNEDGPVTGLITVLHDVTEQEKIERERREFVSNVSHELRTPLTTLKSYMEALEDGAMQDENLGPRFLQVTQNETDRMIRLVNDLLQLSRMDSDEISLDFFTVDLSEMINQVIERFEMINKDKNIAFYKEVPSYPVYVDMDKDRIYQVFDNVLSNAVKYSPDGGEISVQMFTRADAVDVEISDQGVGIPKESQHRIFDRFYRVDKARARNLGGTGLGLAIAKEFIHAHGGRIAADSEWKKGTTILITLPYSVINKAEAGS, encoded by the coding sequence ATGAAAATTATCGATTTTTTCAAATCGATTCATTTTAAACTCATTTTGATCTTCGTGCTGCTGATTTTTGTAGCGATGCAGTTCATTACCGTATTTTTCACGAGCGCCCTTGAAGACACGCTCGTGGAAAATTTTAATGATACGCTCGCCGAGCAGACAGATCTTCTGGAGTATAATGTGCAGGAAGAACTGGCACAGAGTCGGGGAGAAGACGATAATACGGTGCAGGAGGATATCGACAGTTTATTAAGCCAGTTTGCCAATTCAGGAGCAAACAATGATCCCGGCCATTCAAGTCCGGAAGCCAGGGTTATTGGCTCCAACCAGATTATTTTAGGCACGTCGAACATAAATGAGCAGGATATCGTCAATAACCAATCAAACGACGACCTTGTGCAGCGGGCGTTATTAGGGAACACGCTTGAAGAAGTACGCTGGGACGCGGACAGCGGTCACAGGGTCAGCTTAATTGTGCGGCCGATCGAAGAAGACGGAGAAATTCTGGGTGTATTGTACGTGCGTTCTGATATGTCGAGCGTGTACAGCCTGGTAAATGACATCAGCAGTATCTTAATTGCAGCGAGCATTATTGTGCTGATTTTAAACGCGATCCTTGGTATTTTGCTTGCCCGCACGATTACACGGCCTATCGCAGATATGCAGCGCCAGGCAAAAATTATGGGAGAGGGAGACTTTTCCCGGAGAGTCCGCGTGTACGGCAACGATGAAATTGGACAGCTCGCCCATTCCTTTAACCAGCTGACGCTGAAATTAAAAGAAAGCCAGGCAAGCACCGAGGACGAACGAAAGAAATTAAGCTCGGTTCTGACTCATATGACAGATGGGGTTATAGCGACTGACGAACTCGGCCGCATTATTTTGATGAACAAACGCGCTGAGCAGCTGTTAAACAAAAACAGTGAGGAAATGGAAGGCACATATATTACAGAAGCCCTGCACCTCTCAGAGACACTGACCTCGAGCGATTTGTATGATTACAATGAAGCAATCATGCTGGATTTCAGCAGCGAGGAACAGGATTTTCTGCTGCAGGCCAACTTTTCAATTGTACGAAACGAAGACGGACCGGTTACCGGCTTGATTACCGTGCTTCATGACGTTACAGAACAGGAAAAGATCGAAAGAGAGCGCCGGGAATTCGTATCAAACGTATCCCACGAATTAAGAACCCCGCTGACTACGCTGAAAAGCTACATGGAAGCTCTCGAAGACGGGGCGATGCAGGACGAAAATCTGGGTCCCCGCTTTTTACAGGTGACCCAGAACGAGACAGACCGAATGATCCGGCTCGTGAACGACCTGCTGCAGCTTTCGCGGATGGACAGTGACGAAATCAGCTTAGACTTTTTTACTGTGGACCTGTCTGAAATGATCAATCAGGTGATTGAACGGTTTGAAATGATTAACAAGGATAAAAATATTGCTTTTTATAAAGAGGTTCCTTCCTATCCGGTTTACGTAGACATGGACAAGGACAGAATTTATCAAGTTTTTGATAACGTGCTTTCGAATGCCGTGAAATATTCGCCGGATGGCGGGGAGATCAGTGTGCAGATGTTTACGCGTGCCGATGCTGTAGATGTTGAAATCAGCGACCAGGGCGTAGGCATTCCGAAAGAAAGCCAGCACCGTATTTTTGACCGGTTTTACCGGGTGGATAAAGCGAGAGCGAGAAACCTCGGCGGCACCGGGCTCGGGCTTGCGATTGCCAAGGAATTTATCCATGCGCACGGTGGACGGATTGCGGCGGACAGTGAATGGAAAAAAGGAACCACTATATTAATTACGCTGCCATATTCAGTGATTAATAAAGCGGAGGCTGGATCATGA
- the yycF gene encoding response regulator YycF, translated as MDEKILVVDDEQPIADILEFNLQKEGFQVVCAYDGDEALEKVDNFGPDLILLDVMLPNKDGMEVCREVRKRFDMPIIMLTAKDGEIDKVLGLELGADDYVTKPFSNRELLARVKANLRRKQPAAEEGSTEPQNAIKIGDLLVDPDAYLVTKRGEPIDLTHREFELVLYLGRHIGQVMTREHLLQAVWGYDYFGDVRTVDVTVRRLREKVEDNPSFPEWIVTRRGVGYYLKHPEQEK; from the coding sequence ATGGATGAGAAAATATTAGTAGTCGATGATGAACAGCCAATTGCTGATATATTGGAATTTAATCTTCAAAAGGAAGGGTTTCAGGTTGTTTGTGCATATGACGGCGATGAGGCTTTAGAAAAGGTGGATAATTTCGGTCCGGATCTGATTCTTCTCGACGTCATGCTCCCAAACAAGGACGGCATGGAGGTATGCAGAGAGGTCCGGAAGCGGTTTGATATGCCAATCATCATGTTAACGGCTAAGGACGGGGAAATCGATAAGGTGCTCGGCCTCGAGCTCGGAGCAGATGATTATGTAACCAAACCGTTCAGCAACCGGGAGCTTCTGGCCAGAGTAAAAGCCAATCTCCGCAGAAAGCAGCCGGCAGCAGAAGAAGGCAGCACTGAGCCGCAGAATGCTATAAAAATTGGTGACCTCCTTGTAGATCCGGACGCGTATTTAGTGACAAAACGCGGCGAGCCGATAGATCTTACGCACCGTGAGTTTGAACTGGTTCTTTATCTCGGCCGCCATATTGGCCAGGTAATGACAAGAGAGCATCTTCTCCAGGCCGTGTGGGGCTACGATTACTTTGGAGACGTACGTACCGTGGACGTAACAGTACGTCGCTTGAGAGAGAAAGTAGAAGACAATCCGAGCTTCCCTGAGTGGATTGTGACAAGACGTGGTGTTGGGTACTACTTAAAACATCCAGAACAGGAGAAGTAA